In one bacterium genomic region, the following are encoded:
- a CDS encoding alcohol dehydrogenase catalytic domain-containing protein, whose product MASQTMEALVLLEPHKYEFQEVPVPGVGPQEVLCRVGAVAICGTDLGIIAGNFFPMWPPHWPFIIGHEWAGTIVAVGSGVTGFAPGDKVAGSSAVGCGYCANCMKGRYNLCLNYGDMAAGHRQYGMTAPGAYAEYMNAHTRSIAKLAPDEDLSEASLLDTAGIALHIAKQGKIAPGDTVAVIGPGAVGSITYQCARALGAGRVIVIGRGDRLKKAGELGYETVDFEKTDVLAYMKETTGGIGPDVVLECAGSGAAIRQGIDMIKKGGRVVIGGVAQEEVPIPAARILLDELEIVGSRAAPNCLPQVMALWRSGALNLADLVSHRFPLRQFTEAMETFRDRKDGALKVVVEP is encoded by the coding sequence ATGGCCAGTCAGACGATGGAAGCCCTCGTACTCCTTGAACCGCACAAGTACGAGTTCCAGGAGGTGCCCGTTCCCGGGGTCGGCCCCCAGGAGGTGCTCTGCCGCGTCGGCGCGGTGGCCATCTGCGGAACCGACCTCGGCATCATCGCGGGAAACTTCTTCCCCATGTGGCCGCCGCACTGGCCCTTCATCATCGGCCACGAGTGGGCGGGCACGATCGTGGCCGTCGGCTCCGGCGTCACCGGCTTCGCCCCCGGCGATAAGGTGGCCGGAAGCTCGGCCGTCGGCTGCGGCTACTGCGCCAACTGCATGAAGGGCCGCTACAACCTCTGCCTCAACTACGGCGACATGGCGGCGGGCCACCGCCAGTACGGCATGACCGCCCCCGGCGCCTACGCCGAGTACATGAACGCCCACACCCGCTCGATTGCGAAGCTCGCCCCCGATGAGGACCTCAGCGAGGCCTCCCTGCTCGACACGGCGGGGATCGCCCTCCACATCGCCAAGCAGGGGAAGATCGCGCCGGGCGACACCGTCGCCGTCATCGGCCCCGGCGCCGTCGGGTCCATCACCTACCAGTGCGCGCGCGCCCTCGGGGCGGGGCGCGTCATCGTCATCGGCCGCGGGGATCGCCTGAAGAAGGCGGGTGAGCTGGGCTACGAAACGGTGGATTTCGAGAAGACCGACGTTCTGGCGTACATGAAGGAAACCACCGGCGGCATCGGCCCCGACGTTGTCCTCGAGTGCGCGGGGAGCGGCGCCGCTATCCGCCAGGGGATCGACATGATCAAAAAAGGCGGCCGCGTCGTCATCGGCGGCGTCGCCCAGGAAGAGGTACCGATCCCCGCCGCGCGGATCCTGCTCGATGAGCTCGAGATCGTGGGCTCGCGCGCCGCGCCGAACTGCCTGCCCCAGGTGATGGCCCTCTGGCGGAGCGGCGCCCTCAACCTCGCCGATCTGGTCTCCCACCGCTTTCCCCTCCGGCAGTTCACCGAGGCGATGGAGACCTTCCGCGATCGCAAGGACGGCGCCCTCAAGGTCGTCGTCGAGCCGTAG
- a CDS encoding cupin domain-containing protein, producing MALKYPLIHVDDVKPENMAEGEGWAISEFRLPITGAHGSSTAVFHSIFRPGSTHKKHLHTNADEIAVYLSGHGVVGQGDGRADVRAGHCRLMPKGSEHFFHNETKDEAALVIGFYLGAGSVEESGYQYRGDVTEADLKMPRKGFREGILVHLDDVPPEKMDAGEGWSITDFRLPIGKHNGSSTTVFRARFFPGAVHKKHRHDNCEEIYYIISGHGLAGAGPDRVEVRGGHFHYIPKGVEHWMYNLSETEPIEAVGLYIGAGSVEDTGYVYMGDVTQEDIQARTA from the coding sequence ATGGCGCTGAAATACCCCCTGATTCACGTGGACGACGTGAAGCCCGAGAACATGGCGGAAGGCGAGGGCTGGGCCATCTCCGAGTTCCGCCTGCCGATCACCGGCGCGCACGGCAGCTCCACCGCCGTCTTTCACTCCATCTTCCGGCCCGGCTCCACCCACAAGAAGCACCTCCACACGAACGCAGATGAGATCGCCGTCTACCTGAGCGGCCACGGCGTCGTCGGGCAGGGCGACGGCCGGGCCGATGTGCGCGCGGGCCACTGCCGCCTGATGCCCAAGGGTTCGGAGCATTTTTTCCACAACGAGACGAAGGATGAGGCGGCCCTCGTCATCGGCTTCTACCTCGGGGCGGGGAGCGTCGAGGAGAGCGGCTACCAGTACCGCGGCGATGTGACCGAGGCCGATCTCAAGATGCCCCGCAAGGGCTTCCGCGAGGGCATTCTGGTCCACCTGGACGATGTGCCGCCCGAGAAGATGGACGCGGGCGAGGGCTGGTCCATCACCGACTTCCGCCTGCCCATCGGAAAGCACAACGGGAGCTCCACGACGGTCTTCCGGGCGCGCTTCTTTCCGGGCGCCGTCCACAAAAAGCACCGCCACGACAACTGCGAGGAGATCTACTACATCATCAGCGGCCACGGCCTCGCAGGCGCCGGCCCGGACCGGGTCGAGGTGCGCGGCGGTCATTTCCACTACATCCCCAAGGGAGTGGAGCACTGGATGTACAATCTGAGCGAGACCGAGCCCATCGAGGCTGTGGGCCTCTACATCGGCGCGGGAAGCGTCGAGGACACCGGCTACGTCTACATGGGCGATGTGACCCAAGAGGACATCCAGGCGCGGACCGCGTAG